From Streptomyces sp. NBC_00370, a single genomic window includes:
- a CDS encoding MIP/aquaporin family protein, translated as MSADPSPPRRLPWTRALDEFALTTVLLFITVTVVRWLRDPGSALYLADLYVALGVIGVVSGSVLTSLILSPPGRRSGGHMNPCVTVALWLMDAFPGRSVVPYVLAQLAGSVVGTGLARLVWGGAVSHPSVAHAVIRPAATWRPADVFLAEAGAMMALIVLVGFILGYPRAVPVLPYVIGGSVALVIALLGPRSGGSINPARQLGPAVFSGQTTDLWIYLIAPVLGAVLGSATFHLFIWRFNACRPLTYKLAGDDGEKGAAGSH; from the coding sequence GTGAGTGCCGATCCTTCCCCTCCCCGTCGGCTGCCGTGGACGCGTGCGCTGGACGAGTTCGCCCTGACGACCGTCCTGTTGTTCATCACGGTGACGGTCGTGCGCTGGCTGCGCGATCCGGGCTCCGCCCTCTATCTCGCCGACCTGTACGTGGCGCTCGGTGTGATCGGTGTGGTGAGCGGGTCTGTGCTGACGTCGCTGATCCTCAGTCCGCCCGGCAGGCGTAGCGGGGGACACATGAACCCGTGTGTGACGGTGGCCCTGTGGCTGATGGACGCCTTTCCGGGCCGCAGTGTCGTGCCCTACGTCCTCGCCCAGCTCGCGGGTTCGGTGGTCGGGACAGGACTGGCCCGGCTGGTGTGGGGTGGCGCGGTGTCGCACCCCTCGGTCGCGCACGCCGTGATCAGGCCCGCCGCCACCTGGCGTCCTGCGGACGTCTTCCTCGCCGAGGCGGGAGCGATGATGGCGCTGATCGTCCTGGTCGGCTTCATCCTGGGGTACCCACGCGCCGTCCCCGTGCTGCCGTACGTCATCGGCGGGTCCGTAGCCCTGGTGATCGCACTGCTGGGTCCCAGAAGCGGCGGCTCGATCAACCCCGCCCGCCAACTGGGCCCGGCAGTGTTCTCCGGACAGACCACCGATCTGTGGATCTACCTGATCGCGCCCGTCCTGGGCGCTGTCCTCGGCTCCGCGACCTTCCACCTCTTCATCTGGCGCTTCAACGCCTGTCGGCCCCTCACCTACAAGCTGGCGGGTGACGACGGGGAGAAGGGGGCGGCGGGCAGCCACTAG
- a CDS encoding TetR/AcrR family transcriptional regulator, whose protein sequence is MAGGRPRSFDSDVALGRALEVFWRQGYEGTGISDLTKAMGINNAPSLYNAFGNKEQLFRKVLDHYADGPARYIRDALAEPTARGAVEALLHGAADATTHPDHPRGCITVQGALACSPGAEPARDELAARRAGGEAALRERLQRAGEAGELPAGTDAQALARYFATVYQGIAVQAAGGATREQLHQIADVAMAVWPQPATD, encoded by the coding sequence ATGGCAGGGGGACGACCACGCAGCTTCGACAGCGACGTGGCGCTCGGCCGGGCGCTGGAGGTGTTCTGGCGCCAGGGTTACGAAGGAACCGGGATCTCCGATCTCACCAAGGCGATGGGCATCAACAACGCACCGAGCCTGTACAACGCCTTCGGAAACAAGGAACAGCTCTTCCGCAAGGTGCTGGACCACTACGCCGACGGCCCCGCCCGCTACATTCGCGACGCTCTCGCCGAGCCCACGGCGCGCGGCGCCGTCGAGGCACTGCTGCACGGCGCCGCCGACGCGACGACACACCCCGACCATCCGCGCGGCTGCATCACGGTCCAGGGCGCTCTGGCGTGCTCGCCGGGTGCGGAGCCCGCCCGTGACGAACTGGCGGCGCGCAGGGCGGGTGGCGAGGCGGCCCTGCGGGAGCGCCTGCAGCGGGCGGGCGAAGCGGGCGAACTCCCGGCGGGGACCGACGCCCAGGCGCTCGCCCGCTACTTCGCCACGGTGTACCAGGGGATCGCGGTCCAGGCCGCCGGCGGCGCGACCCGCGAGCAACTGCACCAGATCGCCGACGTGGCCATGGCCGTCTGGCCACAGCCGGCCACGGACTGA
- a CDS encoding VOC family protein, which translates to MDTDAMTRNHWVGVTVDCLDVERVAGFWSALLDRPQGPSQPGWIYLGRPGDAHPRLVFQPVTEPKHGKVRLHLDVAVDDIDQGMAQVVSLGGRFTGERHDYDEGAVVVMADPEGHEFCLVEYYGPTATE; encoded by the coding sequence ATGGACACTGACGCGATGACGCGTAACCACTGGGTCGGAGTGACCGTCGACTGTCTGGACGTGGAGCGAGTGGCGGGCTTCTGGAGCGCCTTGCTGGACCGCCCTCAGGGGCCCTCCCAACCCGGCTGGATCTACCTCGGCCGCCCCGGGGACGCACACCCCCGCCTCGTCTTCCAGCCCGTGACCGAGCCGAAGCACGGCAAGGTACGCCTGCACCTCGACGTCGCGGTCGACGACATCGACCAGGGCATGGCCCAAGTCGTCTCGCTCGGAGGCCGGTTCACCGGCGAACGGCACGACTACGACGAAGGCGCCGTCGTCGTGATGGCCGATCCCGAGGGCCATGAGTTCTGTCTGGTCGAGTACTACGGACCAACGGCGACGGAGTAA
- a CDS encoding Rrf2 family transcriptional regulator, translating to MSANSRLTIAAHAVAWIGLYQQQGHDVATSEQIADSANTNPVVIRRLLGRLREAGLVESRRGVGAGWRLARSLEDMTLLDVYEAVEPSPLFSMHHAPPNQACVVGAGIQPALQEIYDGVEDGLRAQLSRTTLADVLRATLAAR from the coding sequence ATGAGCGCCAACAGCAGACTGACGATCGCGGCACACGCCGTGGCCTGGATCGGGCTGTACCAGCAGCAAGGTCACGACGTCGCCACGTCGGAGCAGATCGCCGACAGCGCGAACACCAACCCCGTGGTGATTCGGCGCCTGCTCGGCCGGCTACGGGAAGCGGGGCTCGTCGAGTCGCGGCGCGGGGTGGGCGCGGGGTGGCGCCTGGCCCGGAGCCTTGAGGACATGACGCTGCTGGACGTGTACGAGGCGGTGGAGCCCAGCCCGCTGTTCTCCATGCACCACGCGCCGCCGAACCAGGCCTGTGTGGTGGGCGCGGGAATCCAGCCGGCGCTGCAGGAGATCTACGACGGCGTGGAGGACGGGCTGCGCGCCCAACTGTCACGGACGACGCTGGCCGACGTGCTCCGGGCGACCCTGGCGGCCCGATAG
- a CDS encoding NAD-dependent epimerase/dehydratase family protein, whose amino-acid sequence MRVFVAGATGAVGRLLVPLLLDAGHQVTGTSRTPAGADRVRRLGASAAQVDVFDRDSLHEAVKEAAPDAVIHQLTDLAEANGEATNRLRGEGTRNLVDAATSAGVPRIVVQSISWAYAPGDEPADETDPLDLAAAEPRGRIAVGIQALEETAAEVGTAVSLRYGVLYGPGTWYEPGGPAAAALAGDPDAPFLGSVAADDSVNSFLHVADAARAAVAALDWPSGPVNIVDDEPAPGRAWVPVFAAARGLPAPEATSGRQSWARGASNRLARSRGWRPEHSTWRSGFVAQDAPVI is encoded by the coding sequence ATGCGTGTATTCGTCGCGGGCGCGACCGGTGCGGTGGGCCGTCTGCTCGTCCCTCTGCTGCTGGACGCAGGGCACCAGGTCACGGGCACCTCTCGTACGCCCGCAGGCGCCGACCGCGTACGGCGGCTCGGTGCGTCAGCCGCCCAGGTGGACGTGTTCGACCGGGACAGCCTGCACGAGGCGGTGAAGGAGGCCGCGCCGGACGCGGTGATCCACCAGCTCACCGATCTGGCGGAGGCGAACGGGGAGGCGACGAACCGGCTGCGCGGCGAAGGGACCCGCAACTTGGTCGACGCGGCCACGTCCGCCGGGGTGCCGAGGATCGTCGTCCAGTCGATCTCCTGGGCGTACGCCCCGGGCGACGAGCCGGCCGACGAGACAGACCCGCTCGACCTCGCCGCGGCGGAGCCGCGCGGCAGGATCGCCGTCGGCATCCAGGCGCTGGAGGAGACGGCCGCCGAAGTGGGCACAGCGGTGTCGCTGCGGTACGGCGTCCTGTACGGCCCGGGCACCTGGTACGAGCCGGGCGGTCCGGCGGCAGCGGCGCTGGCCGGCGACCCGGACGCGCCGTTCCTCGGGAGCGTCGCTGCGGATGACTCCGTCAACTCGTTCCTGCACGTCGCGGACGCCGCTCGCGCCGCCGTCGCCGCGCTCGACTGGCCCTCCGGACCGGTCAACATCGTGGACGACGAGCCCGCGCCGGGACGTGCGTGGGTGCCGGTCTTCGCCGCCGCCCGTGGACTGCCGGCGCCCGAAGCCACTTCGGGACGGCAGAGCTGGGCGCGCGGAGCAAGCAACCGGCTGGCCCGGTCGCGGGGTTGGCGTCCGGAGCACTCGACGTGGCGCTCCGGCTTCGTGGCCCAGGACGCTCCGGTGATCTGA